Proteins encoded within one genomic window of Diceros bicornis minor isolate mBicDic1 chromosome X, mDicBic1.mat.cur, whole genome shotgun sequence:
- the ZNF711 gene encoding zinc finger protein 711 isoform X1 → MDSGGGSLGLHTSDSRMAHTMIMQDFVAGMAGTAHIDGDHIVVSVPEAVLVSDVVTDDGITLDHGLAAEVVHGPDIITETDVVTEGVIVPEAVLEADVAIEEDLEEDDGDHILTSELITETVRVPEQVFVADLVTGPDGHLEHVVQDCVSGVDSPTMVSEEVLVTNSDTETVIQAAGGVPGSTVTIKTEDDDDDDDDDDDDDDDVKSTSEDYLMISLDDVGEKLEHMGNTPLKIGSDGSQEDVKEDGFGSEVIKVYIFKAEAEDDVEIGGTEIVTESEYTNGHSVSGVLDQSRMQREKMVYMAVKDSSQEEDDISCAEIADEVYMEVIVGEEEGTSLPETQLEDSDVNKTIVPVVWSAAYGDERRVSRRYEDCQASGNTLDSALENRSSTATQYLQICDSINTNKVLKQKTKRRRRGETRQWQTAVIIGPDGQPLTVYPCHICTKKFKSRGFLKRHMKNHPDHLIRKKYQCTDCDFTTNKKVSFHNHLESHKLINKVDKTHEFTEYTRRYREASPLSSNKLILRDKEPKMHKCKYCDYETAEQGLLNRHLLAVHSKNFPHVCVECGKGFRHPSELKKHMRTHTGEKPYQCQYCVFRCADQSNLKTHIKSKHGNSLPYKCEHCPQAFGDERELQRHMDLFQGHKTHQCPHCDHKSTNSSDLKRHIISVHTKDFPHKCEVCDKGFHRPSELKKHSDIHKGRKIHQCRHCDFKTSDPFILSGHILSVHTKDQSLKCKRCKRGFRQQNELKKHMKTHTGRKIYQCEYCEYSTTDASGFKRHVISIHTKDYPHRCEFCKKGFRRPSEKNQHIMRHHKEALM, encoded by the exons TGGCTGGAATGGCTGGTACTGCACACATCGATGGAGACCATATTGTTGTTTCAGTTCCTGAGGCTGTATTAGTTTCTGATGTTGTCACGGATGATGGGATAACTCTTGATCATGGCCTTGCAGCTGAAGTTGTCCATGGGCCTGATATCATCACCGAGACTGATGTAGTAACAGAAGGTGTTATTGTTCCTGAAGCTGTACTTGAAGCTGATGTTGCCATTGAAGAAGATTTAGAGGAAGATGATGGTGATCACATCTTGACTTCTGAGCTAATTACAGAAACCGTTAGAGTACCTGAGCAAGTTTTTGTGGCTGACCTTGTTACTGGTCCTGATGGACACTTAGAACACGTGGTCCAAGATTGTGTTTCAGGAGTTGACTCTCCCACAATGGTATCAGAGGAGGTTCTTGTAACTAATTCAGATACAGAAACTGTGATTCAAGCAGCTGGTGGTGTTCCTGGTTCTACAGTTACTATTAAAAccgaagatgatgatgatgatgatgatgatgatgatgatgatgatgatgatgtcaaGAGCACTTCTGAAGACTACTTGATGATATCTT TGGATGATGTTGGGGAAAAATTAGAGCATATGGGGAACACACCATTAAAAATCGGCAGTGATGGTTCACAAGAAGATGTTAAAGAAGATGGATTTGGTTCAGAAGTAATAaaagtgtatatatttaaagCCGAGGCTGAAGATGATGTTGAAATAG gtgGAACAGAAATTGTCACAGAGAGTGAGTACACCAATGGACATTCTGTATCTGGAGTGCTTGACCAGAGCCGAATGCAGCGGGAGAAGATGGTTTACATGGCAGTTAAAGATTCTTCTCAAGAAGAAGATGACATCA gTTGCGCTGAAATAGCAGATGAAGTTTACATGGAAGTCATTgtaggggaagaggaaggaacttCTCTCCCTGAGACTCAGCTTGAGGACTCTGATGTTAATAAAACAATTGTCCCTGTTGTCTGGTCTGCGGCATATG gagatgAAAGAAGAGTTTCCCGAAGATATGAAGATTGTCAAGCATCAG gaaataCTTTGGACTCGGCGTTAGAAAACAGAAGTAGTACAGCAACACAGTACCTTCAAATTTGTGATAGCATTAATACAAATAAAGTACTTAAACAAAAAaccaagaggaggagaaggggagaaacCAGGCAGTGGCAAACAG ctGTCATAATAGGCCCTGATGGACAGCCCCTGACAGTATACCCTTGCCATATTTGCACAAAAAAGTTTAAATCCAGGGGATTCTTGAAAAGACACATGAAGAATCATCCTGATCatttgataagaaaaaaatatcagtgtACAGATTGTGACTTTACAACTAACAAGAAAGTGAGTTTCCATAACCACTTAGAAAGCCATAAGCTtataaacaaagttgacaaaaCCCATGAATTTACAGAATACACACGAAGATACAGAGAGGCTAGTCCACTGAGTTCAAATAAACTTATATTAAGAGACAAGGAGCCGAAGATGCACAAGTGCAAATACTGTGACTATGAAACTGCAGAACAAGGACTGTTAAACAGACATTTACTGGCTGTTCACAGCAAGAATTTTCCTCATGTTTGTGTTGAGTGTGGGAAGGGCTTTCGACATCCTTCTGAACTCAAGAAACATATGAGAACCCATACTGGTGAGAAGCCATATCAGTGTCAGTATTGTGTCTTCAGGTGTGCAGATCAGTCAAATCTGAAAACTCACATTAAGTCTAAGCATGGTAACAGTTTGCCATATAAATGTGAGCATTGCCCCCAAGCATTTGGTGATGAGAGGGAGCTTCAACGCCATATGGATTTATTTCAAGGACATAAGACACACCAGTGTCCTCATTGTGACCATAAGAGCACCAACTCAAGTGATCTTAAGCGGCACATCATATCTGTCCACACTAAGGATTTTCCTCACAAATGTGAGGTGTGTGATAAAGGTTTCCATCGTCCTTCTGAGCTCAAAAAGCATAGTGATATCCATAAGGGTAGGAAGATTCATCAGTGTAGGCACTGTGACTTTAAAACATCAGATCCATTTATTCTTAGTGGTCATATCCTTTCAGTTCATACTAAGGATCAGTCATTGAAGTGTAAAAGGTGCAAGAGAGGATTTAGACAACAAAATGAGCTCAAAAAGCATATGAAGACCCACACTGGAAGGAAGATTTACCAATGTGAGTATTGTGAATACAGCACTACAGATGCATCTGGCTTTAAACGACATGTAATATCAATACATACAAAAGACTATCCACATAGGTGTGAATTCTGCAAGAAGGGATTCCGAAGACCatcagaaaaaaatcagcatattATGAGGCACCACAAGGAGGCTCTTATGTAA
- the ZNF711 gene encoding zinc finger protein 711 isoform X2, with the protein MDSGGGSLGLHTSDSRMAHTMIMQDFVAGMAGTAHIDGDHIVVSVPEAVLVSDVVTDDGITLDHGLAAEVVHGPDIITETDVVTEGVIVPEAVLEADVAIEEDLEEDDGDHILTSELITETVRVPEQVFVADLVTGPDGHLEHVVQDCVSGVDSPTMVSEEVLVTNSDTETVIQAAGGVPGSTVTIKTEDDDDDDDDDDDDDDDVKSTSEDYLMISLDDVGEKLEHMGNTPLKIGSDGSQEDVKEDGFGSEVIKVYIFKAEAEDDVEIGGTEIVTESEYTNGHSVSGVLDQSRMQREKMVYMAVKDSSQEEDDIRDERRVSRRYEDCQASGNTLDSALENRSSTATQYLQICDSINTNKVLKQKTKRRRRGETRQWQTAVIIGPDGQPLTVYPCHICTKKFKSRGFLKRHMKNHPDHLIRKKYQCTDCDFTTNKKVSFHNHLESHKLINKVDKTHEFTEYTRRYREASPLSSNKLILRDKEPKMHKCKYCDYETAEQGLLNRHLLAVHSKNFPHVCVECGKGFRHPSELKKHMRTHTGEKPYQCQYCVFRCADQSNLKTHIKSKHGNSLPYKCEHCPQAFGDERELQRHMDLFQGHKTHQCPHCDHKSTNSSDLKRHIISVHTKDFPHKCEVCDKGFHRPSELKKHSDIHKGRKIHQCRHCDFKTSDPFILSGHILSVHTKDQSLKCKRCKRGFRQQNELKKHMKTHTGRKIYQCEYCEYSTTDASGFKRHVISIHTKDYPHRCEFCKKGFRRPSEKNQHIMRHHKEALM; encoded by the exons TGGCTGGAATGGCTGGTACTGCACACATCGATGGAGACCATATTGTTGTTTCAGTTCCTGAGGCTGTATTAGTTTCTGATGTTGTCACGGATGATGGGATAACTCTTGATCATGGCCTTGCAGCTGAAGTTGTCCATGGGCCTGATATCATCACCGAGACTGATGTAGTAACAGAAGGTGTTATTGTTCCTGAAGCTGTACTTGAAGCTGATGTTGCCATTGAAGAAGATTTAGAGGAAGATGATGGTGATCACATCTTGACTTCTGAGCTAATTACAGAAACCGTTAGAGTACCTGAGCAAGTTTTTGTGGCTGACCTTGTTACTGGTCCTGATGGACACTTAGAACACGTGGTCCAAGATTGTGTTTCAGGAGTTGACTCTCCCACAATGGTATCAGAGGAGGTTCTTGTAACTAATTCAGATACAGAAACTGTGATTCAAGCAGCTGGTGGTGTTCCTGGTTCTACAGTTACTATTAAAAccgaagatgatgatgatgatgatgatgatgatgatgatgatgatgatgatgtcaaGAGCACTTCTGAAGACTACTTGATGATATCTT TGGATGATGTTGGGGAAAAATTAGAGCATATGGGGAACACACCATTAAAAATCGGCAGTGATGGTTCACAAGAAGATGTTAAAGAAGATGGATTTGGTTCAGAAGTAATAaaagtgtatatatttaaagCCGAGGCTGAAGATGATGTTGAAATAG gtgGAACAGAAATTGTCACAGAGAGTGAGTACACCAATGGACATTCTGTATCTGGAGTGCTTGACCAGAGCCGAATGCAGCGGGAGAAGATGGTTTACATGGCAGTTAAAGATTCTTCTCAAGAAGAAGATGACATCA gagatgAAAGAAGAGTTTCCCGAAGATATGAAGATTGTCAAGCATCAG gaaataCTTTGGACTCGGCGTTAGAAAACAGAAGTAGTACAGCAACACAGTACCTTCAAATTTGTGATAGCATTAATACAAATAAAGTACTTAAACAAAAAaccaagaggaggagaaggggagaaacCAGGCAGTGGCAAACAG ctGTCATAATAGGCCCTGATGGACAGCCCCTGACAGTATACCCTTGCCATATTTGCACAAAAAAGTTTAAATCCAGGGGATTCTTGAAAAGACACATGAAGAATCATCCTGATCatttgataagaaaaaaatatcagtgtACAGATTGTGACTTTACAACTAACAAGAAAGTGAGTTTCCATAACCACTTAGAAAGCCATAAGCTtataaacaaagttgacaaaaCCCATGAATTTACAGAATACACACGAAGATACAGAGAGGCTAGTCCACTGAGTTCAAATAAACTTATATTAAGAGACAAGGAGCCGAAGATGCACAAGTGCAAATACTGTGACTATGAAACTGCAGAACAAGGACTGTTAAACAGACATTTACTGGCTGTTCACAGCAAGAATTTTCCTCATGTTTGTGTTGAGTGTGGGAAGGGCTTTCGACATCCTTCTGAACTCAAGAAACATATGAGAACCCATACTGGTGAGAAGCCATATCAGTGTCAGTATTGTGTCTTCAGGTGTGCAGATCAGTCAAATCTGAAAACTCACATTAAGTCTAAGCATGGTAACAGTTTGCCATATAAATGTGAGCATTGCCCCCAAGCATTTGGTGATGAGAGGGAGCTTCAACGCCATATGGATTTATTTCAAGGACATAAGACACACCAGTGTCCTCATTGTGACCATAAGAGCACCAACTCAAGTGATCTTAAGCGGCACATCATATCTGTCCACACTAAGGATTTTCCTCACAAATGTGAGGTGTGTGATAAAGGTTTCCATCGTCCTTCTGAGCTCAAAAAGCATAGTGATATCCATAAGGGTAGGAAGATTCATCAGTGTAGGCACTGTGACTTTAAAACATCAGATCCATTTATTCTTAGTGGTCATATCCTTTCAGTTCATACTAAGGATCAGTCATTGAAGTGTAAAAGGTGCAAGAGAGGATTTAGACAACAAAATGAGCTCAAAAAGCATATGAAGACCCACACTGGAAGGAAGATTTACCAATGTGAGTATTGTGAATACAGCACTACAGATGCATCTGGCTTTAAACGACATGTAATATCAATACATACAAAAGACTATCCACATAGGTGTGAATTCTGCAAGAAGGGATTCCGAAGACCatcagaaaaaaatcagcatattATGAGGCACCACAAGGAGGCTCTTATGTAA